One genomic segment of Helianthus annuus cultivar XRQ/B chromosome 14, HanXRQr2.0-SUNRISE, whole genome shotgun sequence includes these proteins:
- the LOC110904692 gene encoding putative pentatricopeptide repeat-containing protein At1g09680, with product MQSQDSTFVYTSMRSFRTPQLQFLRRVSSISAPFATRCYSSFNNTDPLLTTLSEAIANNSIPLETSIRTLLPSLKPSHIIHLITTNPHSLSPHALFSFFQWLSTRPPFRHTLQSYFTMITHLSAHHMYPQAQSLLHIIVSQKGKHSATSVFQAFVQTQGTQHESHHDFVLNSLINCYVDNGFVSDAVQLIRLAKEKNFRVCFECYDRVFECLLKSNNNVGAWGFYLEVLGCGYSPNVYVFNKLMHRFVKEGMVYDANKVFDEMPKWGVRPSLVSFNTLLNGYCKLGKLSEGFRLKKVIVENGLVPDVFTYSVMINGLCKGGKLGDAHQLFDEMCKRGLNPNDVIFTTLINGLCRNAKVDLAMQMYGKMVVRGVKADLITFNTLINGLCKSGRITEARYLIDEMTRVGLKADKVTYTSLLDGCCKEGNLDMALGVKEKMVNEGVELDNVTFTALISGLCREGLVIEAEKTLREMRKSGLKTDAATYTMVIDGFCKKGDVKTGFHLLKEMRRDGVIPGVITYNVLMIGLCKLGQLKNANKLLRSMLDLGVLPDDITYNILLDGHCKYGDPELFEKLSSEKGLISDYASYISLVEVSTKHYYYKR from the coding sequence ATGCAGAGTCAAGACAGCACATTCGTGTATACGAGTATGCGCAGCTTCAGAACACCCCAACTCCAATTCCTCCGCCGTGTTTCCTCCATCTCCGCCCCCTTTGCCACCCGCTGCTACTCTTCATTCAACAATACTGACCCACTCCTCACCACTCTCTCCGAAGCCATCGCCAACAACTCCATCCCACTCGAGACCTCCATTCGCACCCTCCTCCCATCTCTCAAACCCTCCCACATCATCCACCTTATCACCACCAACCCCCACTCTCTTTCCCCACACGCCCTCTTCTCCTTCTTCCAATGGCTCTCAACTCGCCCCCCTTTTCGTCACACCCTCCAATCTTACTTCACCATGATCACGCACCTCTCAGCTCATCACATGTATCCACAAGCCCAATCTCTACTCCATATCATAGTCTCACAAAAAGGCAAACACTCTGCTACTTCCGTCTTTCAAGCATTTGTACAAACACAAGGTACCCAACATGAATCACACCACGATTTTGTGCTTAATTCTTTGATCAACTGTTATGTGGATAATGGGTTTGTTTCCGATGCTGTTCAGTTAATTAGGCTTGCAAAGGAgaagaattttagggtttgtttCGAGTGTTATGATCGAGTTTTTGAGTGTTTGTTGAAGTCGAATAACAATGTGGGTGCTTGGGGTTTTTATTTGGAGGTTTTGGGATGTGGGTATTCTCCGaatgtatatgtttttaataagTTGATGCATAGGTTTGTGAAGGAAGGTATGGTTTATGATGCGAacaaggtgttcgatgaaatgcctaagtgggggGTGAGGCCGAGTTTGGTTAGTTTTAATACTTTGTTGAATGGGTATTGTAAATTAGGGAAATTGAGTGAAGGGTTTAGGTTGAAGAAGGTTATAGTAGAGAATGGGCTTGTACCGGATGTGTTTACTTACAGTGTTATGATTAATGGGTTGTGTAAAGGAGGTAAGTTAGGTGACGCGCATCAGCTGTTCGATGAAATGTGTAAAAGAGGTTTGAACCCAAATGATGTTATATTTACCACGCTGATTAATGGGTTGTGCAGAAATGCGAAGGTCGATTTGGCTATGCAAATGTACGGTAAAATGGTGGTTAGAGGTGTGAAAGCGGATTTGATTACTTTTAACACACTTATTAATGGCCTTTGCAAGAGCGGTAGAATAACCGAAGCTAGGTATCTAATAGATGAAATGACCCGGGTAGGATTAAAAGCCGACAAAGTTACATACACGTCTCTTCTTGACGGGTGTTGCAAAGAGGGAAATTTGGATATGGCACTTGGGGTTAAGGAGAAAATGGTGAATGAAGGCGTCGAGCTTGATAATGTGACATTCACAGCACTAATATCGGGCTTATGCAGGGAAGGATTAGTCATAGAGGCAGAAAAGACGTTGAGGGAAATGAGGAAGTCGGGTTTGAAAACCGATGCTGCAACTTACACCATGGTTATTGACGGGTTCTGTAAGAAGGGTGACGTTAAGACGGGGTTCCATTTGCTAAAGGAGATGCGTCGGGATGGAGTTATACCAGGAGTTATAACATATAACGTGCTGATGATCGGGTTGTGTAAACTTGGGCAGTTGAAAAATGCAAATAAGTTGTTGCGATCGATGCTTGATTTGGGTGTGCTTCCAGATGACATAACGTATAATATTCTTTTGGATGGTCATTGTAAATATGGTGATCCAGAATTGTTTGAGAAATTGAGTAGTGAAAAAGGACTTATTAGTGATTATGCTTCTTATATCTCTTTAGTTGAAGTGTCTACTAAACATTATTATTATAAGAGATGA